From Geotalea uraniireducens Rf4:
AGGACCTGGCCTACCGCCCCTTTGAAGCGCCGAAAAAGGCCTGCATCATCGACGGGGCGGAACGCTTCAACCAGGCGGCCGGCAACGCCCTGCTCAAGACCCTGGAGGAGCCGCCGGGCAACGCCCTGATCATCCTGGTGACTGCACAGAGCTCGGGGGTGCTGCCGACCATCCTCTCCCGCTGCCAGCGCCTCCACTTCCAGACACTGCCGGAGGAAACCATAGCCGCATATCTGGGCAGGAATGGGATTGACGGCGAGGCAGCCCGCATTGCTGCTTCGCTGGCCGGCGGGAGCATGAAAAAGGCCCTGGAAATCAGTAAGGAAACGACCCTGTCCGACAGAAAACAGTTTCTGGAGCGATTGATCGGTCTTTCCCTGCGGGAGATAACGCCGCTTTTTTCGGCCGCTGAAGAACTGGCCGCAGACAAGGACAAGGTCATGGAACTGCTCGAACTGCTGACCTCCTTCCTGCGAGACATACTGCTCCTCAAAGGTGGTGGAGAAGGGATCGTCAACGCGGATCTCCTGCCCATCCTTGAACGGGAAGCCGGCCGACTCTCCCAGACAGGGATCATGGAAAGGATCGGCCATGTTGCCGCCGCCCGCCATGCTCTTTTGCGCAACGTCAACGCCCGGCTGACACTGGAAGTGCTTTTCATGCGCCTTGCGGAAACGTAGGGGCGGCACAGAGGGCATACAAATTCAAAAGACAGAACACAAACGACGGGTTTCACCCCTGGAGGCATATATTGGCTAAAATTGTAAAGATTCAATTCAACGCTGCCGGCAAACTCTATGATTTCAATGCCGGCAATCTGGAACTCAAAGCCGGAGACAAGGTAATCGTCGAAACCG
This genomic window contains:
- the holB gene encoding DNA polymerase III subunit delta': MPFSHILGQNSAISILQRSLATGRLAHAYLFEGTEGVGKKATALALIEAVFCGKEEGCGACPSCRKIAALQHPDLHLVEPDGAFIKIDQIRDLQKDLAYRPFEAPKKACIIDGAERFNQAAGNALLKTLEEPPGNALIILVTAQSSGVLPTILSRCQRLHFQTLPEETIAAYLGRNGIDGEAARIAASLAGGSMKKALEISKETTLSDRKQFLERLIGLSLREITPLFSAAEELAADKDKVMELLELLTSFLRDILLLKGGGEGIVNADLLPILEREAGRLSQTGIMERIGHVAAARHALLRNVNARLTLEVLFMRLAET